In Mycobacterium sp. JS623, one genomic interval encodes:
- a CDS encoding DNA-deoxyinosine glycosylase yields MASEVLHGFPPIVGDGAKTLILGNMPSVMSLGAQQYYANPRNAFWSIIGAIFGFDADAPYEVRTAVLIANRIAVWDVLRSCRRVGSLDSAVEPDSMVANDFGGLFEQYPDISRVYFNGAAAEKNFNRLVRVAPDFAYRRLPSTSPAQTMRYEDKLTAWRVIGES; encoded by the coding sequence ATGGCTTCCGAGGTGCTCCACGGTTTTCCGCCGATCGTCGGCGACGGCGCCAAGACACTGATCCTCGGCAACATGCCAAGCGTGATGTCGCTGGGTGCGCAGCAGTACTACGCGAACCCGCGCAACGCGTTCTGGAGCATCATCGGCGCGATCTTCGGGTTCGATGCGGACGCACCCTATGAGGTGCGGACGGCGGTGCTGATTGCAAATCGCATCGCAGTGTGGGACGTGCTGCGGTCATGTCGCCGCGTCGGCAGCCTGGATTCGGCCGTTGAACCAGACAGCATGGTGGCCAACGACTTTGGCGGGCTATTCGAGCAGTATCCCGACATTTCGCGCGTGTACTTCAACGGCGCCGCCGCGGAGAAGAACTTCAACCGCCTGGTCCGCGTCGCACCGGATTTCGCCTACCGACGACTGCCGTCGACCAGCCCGGCACAGACCATGCGCTACGAGGACAAGCTGACCGCCTGGCGCGTCATCGGCGAATCATGA